In Vigna angularis cultivar LongXiaoDou No.4 chromosome 8, ASM1680809v1, whole genome shotgun sequence, one DNA window encodes the following:
- the LOC108345442 gene encoding E3 ubiquitin-protein ligase MPSR1 gives MENNDMEGVHWCNICSKMVNPISDTENICPFCETEVSEVMENLRDQNDVIDLRSAWVFSLYAPIFLGLMGAFSPSLARIAPHGGSSSRGEEEEVEQQMENELVLGRRRRTSSYMMHLFRGLHVRMVSESENLEDNRNMDGSSILVIDPFNEGALIVRGPNMNHTSSPNENNAVGSSLNDLVVGSGFDLLLQHLAQIGPGGYASVNPPAQKAAIEALPSVTSEEKLQCTVCLEDVEVGNEAKEMPCKHMFHDDCIVSWLKLHGSCPVCRFQMPYEDSNVEANVGNGTENQNSELVRAGEERPRNGRRNWFPVLQSFSNFLPSP, from the coding sequence atggagaataatgaCATGGAAGGTGTGCATTGGTGCAACATATGCTCTAAAATGGTGAACCCAATTAGTGATACTGAGAACATATGCCCATTTTGCGAGACAGAGGTTTCTGAGGTAATGGAGAACCTAAGGGACCAGAATGATGTTATTGACTTGAGGTCAGCTTGGGTGTTCTCACTTTATGCCCCAATTTTTCTTGGTTTGATGGGTGCTTTCAGTCCTTCTCTAGCAAGGATTGCTCCACATGGGGGAAGCAGCTCAAGGGGGGAGGAAGAAGAGGTTGAGCAGCAGATGGAAAATGAGCTTGTgcttggaagaagaagaagaacttcATCCTACATGATGCATCTTTTCAGAGGACTTCATGTTAGGATGGTGTCTGAGTCTGAAAATCTTGAAGACAATAGGAACATGGATGGCAGCAGCATACTTGTGATTGATCCATTCAATGAAGGTGCACTGATTGTGAGAGGCCCTAACATGAACCACACAAGTAGTCCAAATGAGAACAATGCTGTTGGGAGCTCCCTGAATGACCTTGTGGTAGGATCTGGCTTTGATTTGTTGCTGCAACACTTGGCACAGATTGGTCCTGGTGGGTATGCTAGTGTGAACCCTCCAGCACAGAAGGCAGCAATTGAAGCGTTGCCCAGTGTGACTAGTGAGGAGAAGTTGCAGTGCACAGTGTGCTTGGAGGATGTTGAGGTTGGGAATGAAGCAAAGGAGATGCCATGCAAGCATATGTTCCATGATGATTGCATTGTCTCATGGCTAAAACTTCACGGTTCTTGTCCAGTATGCAGGTTTCAGATGCCATATGAGGATTCAAATGTTGAAGCCAATGTGGGAAATGGAACTGAAAATCAAAACAGTGAGCTAGTCAGAGCTGGAGAAGAGAGACCAAGAAATGGAAGGAGGAACTGGTTTCCAGTGCTGCAATCATTCAGcaattttcttccttctcccTGA
- the LOC108344372 gene encoding probable serine/threonine-protein kinase WNK7 — translation MRSITGMSAPMMWLTGPAFSDLDVSKGLVAESIFSSMDGKDSSTCIQEARDSSTKKGLSPFRHIVLPKLGASESRCMVLEGPSSARNGDISMDLGDTFELPAIIIFDKSTDDASRSTSVEIRRQKRGDIFFLKGEENNKNFVSLVLRIADQGGHDTIVSISSEMVEQLELADQNVKFIAELIDLLLMNLIADWKPCVAFDHLVSLINKQTRVSQQGELELAKCTGSSKNSTEDLGPSTSFAILAIKGNLDNIDIDGALCDECNGLQKATKADDHSSEKSYASATTDFNDNKFSTVSFMSAKSEFDGGSKSSPASEIEASFDRKSKYQFRFL, via the exons ATGAGAAGCATTACTGGTATGTCAGCACCCATGATGTGGCTTACTGGTCCTGCATTTTCTGATCTG GATGTGAGCAAAGGTTTAGTGGCCGAAAGTATATTTTCGTCAATGGACGGGAAAG ATTCTTCAACCTGCATACAAGAAGCTAGGGATTCTTCAACAAAGAAGGGTCTTTCTCCATTTCGGCATATTGTTCTTCCCAAATTGGGAGCCTCTGAAAGTCGTTGTATGGTGTTAGAAGGTCCTTCTAGTGCTCGTAATGGAGACATTTCAATGGATCTTGGTGACACCTTTGAGCTTCCAGCGATCATTATATTTGATAAATCCACTGATGATGCATCACGTTCTACAAGTGTTGAGATAAGAAGGCAGAAGAGAGGTGATATTTTCTTCCTAAAaggtgaagaaaataataagaaCTTTGTATCATTGGTTCTGCGGATAGCTGATCAAGGAGGTCA TGACACTATTGTCTCAATTTCAAGCGAAATGGTTGAGCAACTTGAGCTTGCTGATCAGAATGTTAAATTCATAGCTGAGTTAATAGATTTGTTATTGATGAATCTGATTGCTGATTGGAAACCCTGTGTAGCATTTGATCACTTGGTTTCTCTTATTAATAAACAAACTCGTGTGAGCCAACAAGGAGAATTGGAGTTAGCAAAATGCACAGGCAGCTCAAAAAATTCGACTGAAGATTTAGGTCCCTCTACCTCCTTTGCAATATTAGCTATAAAAGGAAACCTTGATAATATCGATATCGATGGGGCTTTATGTGATGAGTGCAATGGTCTTCAGAAAGCAACCAAGGCAGATGATCATAGCTCTGAGAAGTCGTATGCATCTGCAACAACTGACTTCAATGATAATAAGTTTTCCACGGTTTCATTTATGTCTGCTAAATCAGAATTTGATGGAGGGAGTAAATCTTCACCTGCATCTGAAATTGAGGCATCTTTTGATCGTAAGAGCAAGTATCAGTTCAGGTTTCTCTGA